The Deltaproteobacteria bacterium genome has a segment encoding these proteins:
- a CDS encoding lipid-A-disaccharide synthase N-terminal domain-containing protein yields the protein MKEYFWIALGFCAQLLFSFRFIIQWIASEKAKKSVMPVLFWYFSIAGSLLLLIYSIYRKDPVFIVGQSAGIIVYGRNLYFIHKEKNAAKTRQPVNG from the coding sequence GTGAAAGAATATTTCTGGATTGCCCTGGGATTTTGCGCTCAACTGCTTTTTTCATTTCGCTTCATCATTCAATGGATAGCAAGCGAAAAAGCCAAAAAAAGTGTCATGCCGGTTTTGTTCTGGTATTTCAGCATTGCAGGCTCCCTGTTGCTCTTGATCTATTCCATATATCGCAAGGACCCTGTTTTTATCGTCGGCCAGTCAGCCGGCATCATCGTTTACGGCCGCAATCTATACTTTATTCATAAAGAAAAAAATGCCGCCAAAACCCGGCAACCCGTCAACGGTTGA
- a CDS encoding glycosyltransferase: MPATQQIDSLTIVVPIFNEEPCLDHFKNEMDRFLTQAPVPTTVMFVNDGSTDDSQAMIQTICAADDCYKFIALDKNTGLSTALKAGIDSTESALVGYIDADVQTSPVDFLKFFEFFPQYDLVNGIRHQRNDSVVKKISSRVANTARRVMIDDGIEDTCCPLKVMKTDYARSMPFFIGMHRFIPALVQLQGGSVKQVPVQHFPRYAGTAKYNLRNRLIGPFIDTLAFIWIKKRYIRYRISKKSL, encoded by the coding sequence ATGCCTGCAACACAACAAATCGACAGTTTAACAATTGTCGTACCCATATTTAACGAGGAACCCTGCCTGGATCATTTCAAAAATGAAATGGATCGATTCTTAACGCAAGCGCCTGTTCCAACGACGGTTATGTTCGTCAATGACGGCTCGACAGATGACAGCCAGGCGATGATCCAGACCATATGTGCTGCGGATGATTGCTACAAATTTATCGCCCTGGACAAGAACACGGGCTTGAGCACCGCGCTCAAAGCGGGCATTGACAGCACTGAAAGTGCGCTTGTCGGCTATATCGACGCCGATGTCCAGACATCGCCGGTTGATTTTTTGAAATTTTTCGAATTTTTTCCGCAATATGACCTCGTGAACGGTATCCGCCATCAACGCAACGACAGCGTCGTTAAGAAAATATCTTCCCGGGTCGCCAATACCGCCCGCAGAGTGATGATCGATGACGGCATCGAAGACACGTGTTGCCCCCTGAAGGTAATGAAAACCGATTACGCACGCAGTATGCCCTTTTTTATCGGTATGCACCGCTTCATCCCGGCCCTGGTACAACTTCAGGGCGGCAGCGTCAAACAGGTCCCCGTACAGCACTTTCCGCGATATGCCGGCACGGCCAAATACAATCTGCGCAACCGTTTGATCGGCCCCTTTATAGACACGCTTGCATTTATCTGGATAAAAAAAAGATACATCCGATACCGCATATCAAAAAAAAGCCTCTGA